Proteins encoded in a region of the Marmota flaviventris isolate mMarFla1 chromosome 3, mMarFla1.hap1, whole genome shotgun sequence genome:
- the Ldhb gene encoding L-lactate dehydrogenase B chain, which translates to MATLKEKLIAPVAEEETTVPNNKITVVGVGQVGMACAISILGKSLADELALVDVLEDKLKGEMMDLQHGSLFLQTPKIVADKDYSVTANSKIVVVTAGVRQQEGESRLNLVQRNVNVFKFIIPQIVKYSPDCIIIVVSNPVDILTYVTWKLSGLPKHRVIGSGCNLDSARFRYLMAEKLGIHPSSCHGWILGEHGDSSVAVWSGVNVAGVSLQELNPEMGTDNDSENWKEVHKMVVESAYEVIKLKGYTNWAIGLSVADLIESMFKNLSRIHPVSTMVKGMYGIENEVFLSLPCVLNARGLTSVINQKLKDDEVAQLKKSADTLWDIQKDLKDL; encoded by the exons ATGGCAACCCTCAAGGAAAAACTCATTGCACCAGTTGCAGAAGAAGAGACCACAGTCCCAAACAATAAGATCACTGTTGTGGGTGTTGGTCAAGTTGGTATGGCGTGTGCTATCAGCATTCTGGGAAAG tctcTGGCTGATGAACTTGCCCTGGTGGATGTTTTGGAAGATAAgctcaaaggagaaatgatggaTCTGCAGCATGGAAGCTTATTTCTTCAAACACCTAAAATTGTGGCAGATAAAG ATTACTCTGTGACTGCCAATTCTAAGATCGTGGTAGTAACTGCAGGAGTCCGTCAGCAGGAGGGGGAGAGTCGTCTCAATCTGGTGCAGAGAAATGTCAATGTCTTCAAATTCATTATTCCTCAGATTGTCAAGTACAGTCCCGATTGCATCATAATTGTGGTTTCCAACCCag TGGACATTCTTACATATGTTACCTGGAAACTAAGTGGATTACCCAAGCACCGTGTGATTGGAAGTGGGTGTAATCTGGATTCTGCTAGATTTCGCTATCTTATGGCTGAGAAACTTGGCAttcatcccagcagctgccacGGATGGATTCTGGGAGAACATGGCGACTcaagtg tggcTGTGTGGAGTGGAGTGAACGTGGCTGGTGTTTCTCTCCAGGAACTAAATCCAGAAATGGGAACAGACAACGATAGTGAAAACTGGAAGGAAGTGCATAAGATGGTGGTTGAAAG tGCCTATGAAGTCATCAAGCTAAAAGGATATACCAACTGGGCTATTGGGTTAAGTGTGGCTGACCTCATTGAATCCATGTTTAAAAATCTATCCAGAATTCACCCAGTATCAACCATGGTAAAG GGGATGTATGGCATTGAAAATGAAGTCTTCCTGAGCCTTCCATGTGTCCTCAATGCTCGGGGATTAACCAGTGTCATCAACCAGAAGCTGAAGGATGATGAGGTTGCTCAGCTCAAGAAAAGTGCAGATACCCTGTGGGACATCCAGAAGGACCTAAAAGACCTGTGA